One part of the Sphingobacterium sp. LZ7M1 genome encodes these proteins:
- the ruvC gene encoding crossover junction endodeoxyribonuclease RuvC has protein sequence MQKEPAKERIILGIDPGTVVLGYGILKEVNKKISLITLGVIKMGHLDDHGLKLQRIFKKTSALIAEYKPDCVALEAPFYGKNIQVMLKLGRAQGVTMAAALNADIPIFEYSPRKIKQSVTGNGNASKEQVAAMLQTLLSFKETPEFLDATDGLAVAVCHAFQQNQSTGGKNYSGWEAFVKDNQKRIR, from the coding sequence ATGCAAAAAGAACCGGCTAAAGAGAGGATTATTTTGGGAATTGACCCTGGAACGGTAGTTCTGGGTTATGGAATATTGAAGGAGGTGAATAAAAAAATATCCTTGATCACGCTTGGTGTCATAAAAATGGGGCATCTGGATGACCATGGCCTCAAGCTCCAACGCATCTTCAAAAAGACTAGCGCATTGATCGCAGAATACAAACCAGACTGTGTAGCTTTAGAGGCACCCTTCTACGGAAAGAACATCCAAGTCATGCTAAAGCTGGGTCGTGCCCAAGGAGTAACGATGGCAGCTGCCCTGAACGCCGATATCCCAATCTTTGAATATTCCCCCCGAAAAATAAAACAATCCGTTACAGGCAACGGAAATGCGAGTAAGGAACAAGTGGCGGCCATGTTACAGACGCTACTTAGCTTCAAGGAAACTCCAGAGTTCCTTGATGCTACCGATGGTCTTGCTGTTGCGGTATGTCATGCCTTTCAACAAAATCAATCCACAGGTGGAAAAAACTATTCGGGTTGGGAAGCTTTCGTAAAGGATAACCAAAAACGAATCCGCTAA
- a CDS encoding glycosyltransferase — translation MTIIYVVLVLYMRNGWMKLPMFHLTSIMPLSKVTVIIAARNEESNIGNTLDCIVSQEYPKDLLEVIVVDDHSTDRTGEIVTRYADRGVKLITLNEGNKLNSYKKFAINKAIHASSGDIIITTDADCRMGSKWILSIVQYMESQDKLMVSSPVCYDQEQSYFERLQTLEFLYLIGLGAAGIGNGNPTTCNGANLAYRKTLFFEMGGFNGIDELASGDDELLLHKVAEKHADRIGFCKSREAIVYTDAKENLKSFLSQRKRWASKSTKYKDKKVVVLGVCIWLFNLSFLLSLIFLLFGIYDASELVLTSLMMKMLVELAFLYPILSFVNRKELLWNLPLLTVVHSLYFVYIGVVGNIGKYDWKGRTVK, via the coding sequence ATGACCATTATCTATGTGGTATTGGTCCTTTATATGCGCAATGGCTGGATGAAACTGCCAATGTTTCATCTAACATCCATTATGCCCCTTTCAAAAGTGACAGTAATTATCGCTGCCCGGAACGAAGAGTCAAACATTGGCAATACGCTGGATTGTATTGTCAGTCAGGAATACCCTAAAGATTTACTGGAAGTGATCGTGGTTGATGACCATTCTACGGATAGGACAGGAGAGATCGTCACCCGTTATGCGGACCGCGGGGTAAAGCTAATCACCCTAAATGAAGGAAATAAACTCAATTCTTATAAGAAGTTTGCCATAAACAAGGCTATTCACGCTTCTTCTGGTGATATAATCATTACTACCGATGCAGACTGTAGAATGGGCTCCAAATGGATATTGAGCATAGTTCAATATATGGAAAGCCAAGATAAACTGATGGTTTCCTCTCCAGTGTGTTACGATCAGGAACAATCTTATTTCGAACGCTTGCAGACCTTGGAATTCCTTTATCTTATTGGTTTAGGGGCAGCGGGAATAGGCAACGGAAATCCAACGACCTGTAATGGTGCCAACCTTGCTTATAGAAAGACATTGTTCTTTGAGATGGGTGGATTTAATGGTATTGATGAATTGGCTTCTGGCGACGATGAGCTATTACTGCATAAGGTTGCGGAAAAACATGCCGACAGGATCGGTTTCTGTAAATCTAGAGAAGCAATAGTTTACACCGATGCCAAAGAAAACCTAAAATCATTCTTAAGCCAAAGAAAGCGTTGGGCTTCAAAAAGTACCAAATATAAGGACAAGAAGGTAGTTGTATTGGGCGTGTGTATCTGGCTCTTCAATCTTTCTTTTTTGCTGAGCTTGATCTTTCTGTTGTTTGGTATTTACGATGCTAGTGAACTGGTATTAACCTCCCTGATGATGAAGATGTTGGTGGAACTGGCTTTTCTTTATCCCATCCTTAGCTTCGTGAACCGAAAGGAGCTGCTTTGGAACCTACCATTGCTAACTGTAGTCCATTCGCTCTATTTTGTCTATATCGGCGTGGTGGGAAATATAGGTAAGTACGATTGGAAAGGCAGAACCGTCAAATAG
- a CDS encoding DUF2089 family protein yields MKFPIQCPACDNEMSVVKLHCSNCETEVAGRFNFPLLMRLEPEEQDFIIEFLLNSGSLKEMANKLGKSYPTVRNKLDELIDKVKNLQ; encoded by the coding sequence ATGAAGTTTCCTATTCAATGTCCGGCATGCGATAATGAAATGTCTGTGGTAAAATTGCACTGTAGCAACTGCGAAACAGAGGTGGCTGGAAGATTTAATTTTCCTTTATTGATGCGTTTGGAACCTGAGGAACAGGACTTCATTATTGAGTTTCTATTAAACTCTGGAAGTCTCAAGGAAATGGCCAATAAATTAGGAAAGAGCTATCCAACCGTTAGGAATAAGCTTGATGAATTGATAGATAAAGTTAAAAACCTTCAGTAA
- a CDS encoding S9 family peptidase has translation MKNYFLALVLFCSCSMGFSQSFEGNWKGALQVSGMELPLIFEFKYNGAWEGTMQSPKQSTNRFPLTSILAEGDSIFVELKSMGVKYAGKISTDRMSIDGKFQQGGLKTELVLNKLTAEQASEAGTFRRSQRVNPPYSYDTVDVTFENKIDKVTLAGTITKPKEPGKYPAVILVSGSGPQDRNETLMGHEPFKVLADYLTKNNIVVLRYDDRGVGKSQGDFAKSTTGDFGKDALAALSFLRKQAQVDPMKVGIVGHSEGGLIATILAGQQASGLNFIVTLAGPTIRMDSLMILQNAAIMKSQGKDISAAERAIIKKNYEIMASDLPGDKAFDAIRNNMRSVSGSQNMESADQLAALVTPWFRHFIKIDPVPFIKKIKIPTFAAFGGKDVQVPAAENIESLTDNLPKNKKDLLKVYPNLNHLFQNAKTGAVGEYAEIEETISPEVLKEITAWIKAL, from the coding sequence ATGAAGAATTATTTTTTGGCACTGGTCCTGTTTTGTTCATGTTCGATGGGATTTTCACAATCCTTTGAAGGAAACTGGAAGGGAGCTTTGCAGGTTTCAGGGATGGAATTGCCATTAATCTTTGAATTTAAATACAATGGAGCTTGGGAAGGGACCATGCAGAGTCCTAAGCAGAGCACTAATAGATTTCCTTTGACAAGCATTCTTGCCGAAGGTGATTCGATATTTGTAGAGCTGAAAAGTATGGGCGTAAAATATGCTGGAAAGATCAGTACTGACCGCATGAGTATCGATGGCAAGTTTCAACAAGGGGGGCTAAAGACCGAATTAGTCCTTAACAAACTTACTGCTGAGCAAGCCAGTGAAGCTGGTACTTTTAGACGAAGCCAACGCGTAAATCCTCCATATTCTTATGATACCGTAGATGTAACATTTGAAAATAAAATAGACAAGGTAACTCTTGCTGGAACGATAACCAAGCCCAAAGAACCAGGTAAATATCCAGCAGTGATATTGGTTTCTGGAAGCGGTCCTCAGGATCGGAATGAAACTTTAATGGGCCATGAGCCATTTAAGGTATTGGCGGATTACCTGACTAAGAACAATATTGTGGTTCTTCGTTATGATGATAGAGGAGTAGGGAAATCCCAAGGCGATTTTGCGAAGTCTACTACGGGTGATTTTGGAAAAGATGCACTTGCAGCTTTGAGTTTCTTGCGCAAGCAAGCCCAAGTAGATCCAATGAAAGTTGGGATAGTAGGCCATAGTGAAGGCGGATTGATAGCCACGATCCTCGCAGGGCAACAAGCTAGTGGGTTGAATTTTATTGTGACCTTGGCTGGTCCAACGATAAGGATGGACTCTCTGATGATTCTCCAGAATGCAGCAATCATGAAATCACAAGGAAAGGATATTTCTGCAGCAGAACGTGCAATAATCAAGAAGAATTATGAGATTATGGCCTCCGACCTTCCAGGCGACAAGGCATTTGACGCCATACGTAATAATATGCGTTCAGTAAGCGGTAGCCAAAATATGGAAAGTGCTGATCAGCTTGCTGCTTTGGTGACGCCATGGTTCCGTCATTTCATCAAGATAGATCCCGTGCCATTTATCAAAAAGATCAAGATCCCTACATTTGCAGCGTTTGGGGGCAAGGATGTCCAAGTGCCCGCTGCTGAAAATATAGAGAGCCTAACGGACAATCTTCCAAAAAACAAAAAAGACCTTTTAAAGGTCTACCCAAACTTAAACCATTTGTTCCAGAATGCTAAAACTGGGGCTGTAGGTGAATATGCTGAAATTGAAGAAACAATTAGTCCAGAAGTGTTAAAGGAGATTACAGCTTGGATTAAAGCTTTATAA
- a CDS encoding TonB-dependent receptor — MKRKLLFFLSLCLMHFIAFGQDQTITGTVTDAVTNQPISGVTVRAVGSNSAAQTDAQGRYEIGVSASIKALHYTFVGYSSQQLSIDNRKNIDVQLTPAAADLEEVVVVGYGTQIKKDMTGSVASVKMSDLEDVPLQTVESALQGRAPGVFVNSSSGKLGQALQIRVRGISSISAGTQPLYVIDGVPIISSAMGTYDEPDNPLAAISPDDIESLDVLKDAAATAIYGARGSNGVVIITTKKGKAGRTKFELGYFGGFSDPTKKGEFLNGTQYKELLGTALNNGGYIGTGEDQYPTLAEFWEDWTGSDDWDKNYNSNWVDEGLRRGGIQQYSLNVSGGDEKTRFIASGSYNDNKGVIIGNRFVRTSGRLGLDHSANSWLDVGGTININKIDNYRVSSDNAFSNPLQLNALPPIQAIRDENGVLNNYTVYYNNLIDLENGKNLSNTYRTFATAYASAKITPNLIFRSEYGMDFQNLEEEIFLGSRTQDGGDVGGYGWNYQARSINFNTNNTLNYSKTFNEIHGFSAMLGMAYQEGQFRYTMAEGKGFPSDQFTKIISAAVKSNASSSESRFSFLSYLARANYKFKNRYLLEATLRIDGSSRFGKESRYGSFPAASLGWVVSEEDFLKGNSTLSFLKLRASYGRTGNAEIDNFGPRTLYTGANYAGVPGTVPLRLGDEKLTWENTSSSNFGVDFGFFNDRLSGTIDAYFKKTTDLLLDVPIESTNGFTTILQNVGDMQNRGMEFALNSKNFVGEFKWSTSFNISFNKNKILKLVDGQPIYPGGRYLGRIEEGMPYGFFYGKAYAGVDTENGDALYYLDASQTTTTNEYSEAADQWIGDPNPKFFGGFGNNFSYRSFDLAIQTQFVYGNDIYNAAGGFQSTNGDYFDNQTLDQMDYWKKPGDVTMIPQPRFDEGNGTRPSSRYIQDGSYFRVKNVVLGYNLPSSIANKAYMQSARIYVSATNLLTFTKYNGYDPEINTTFAGRYQLGTDFYTAPQPRTITFGVNIGF, encoded by the coding sequence ATGAAAAGAAAACTACTTTTTTTCTTATCGTTGTGTCTGATGCATTTCATTGCATTTGGACAAGACCAAACGATTACAGGAACAGTAACTGACGCTGTAACCAATCAGCCCATTTCTGGAGTTACCGTTCGTGCAGTTGGAAGCAACTCTGCAGCACAGACCGATGCTCAGGGACGCTATGAAATCGGTGTAAGTGCTTCTATCAAGGCCTTACATTACACTTTTGTTGGCTATAGCTCCCAACAGCTGAGCATCGACAACCGTAAAAACATCGATGTTCAATTGACACCTGCTGCTGCAGACCTGGAAGAGGTTGTGGTAGTGGGTTATGGTACTCAGATCAAAAAGGACATGACCGGATCGGTCGCCAGTGTAAAAATGTCTGATTTGGAAGATGTACCTCTACAAACTGTTGAAAGTGCCCTGCAAGGTCGCGCACCTGGGGTATTTGTCAACTCAAGCTCTGGAAAATTAGGACAGGCCCTACAGATCCGTGTTCGCGGTATTTCCTCGATCTCAGCAGGTACTCAACCTCTGTATGTCATCGATGGAGTGCCAATTATTTCTTCTGCCATGGGTACTTATGATGAACCAGATAACCCATTGGCAGCCATCAGTCCTGATGACATTGAATCCTTGGATGTATTAAAGGATGCTGCTGCTACAGCAATCTATGGTGCCAGAGGTTCGAACGGTGTAGTGATCATCACGACCAAAAAGGGTAAAGCTGGAAGGACAAAATTTGAGTTAGGCTACTTTGGGGGTTTCAGCGATCCAACCAAAAAGGGTGAATTCCTGAATGGAACCCAGTATAAGGAATTATTGGGCACTGCCCTGAACAATGGCGGATACATCGGAACCGGTGAAGACCAATATCCCACATTAGCTGAATTTTGGGAGGATTGGACCGGGTCGGATGATTGGGACAAAAACTACAACAGCAATTGGGTAGACGAAGGATTGAGAAGAGGTGGAATCCAACAATACAGCCTAAATGTATCTGGAGGGGATGAAAAAACAAGATTTATTGCTTCTGGAAGTTATAACGATAATAAAGGTGTTATTATCGGCAACCGCTTTGTAAGGACCTCCGGCCGTTTAGGTTTGGACCATTCGGCAAATTCCTGGCTAGATGTTGGCGGTACGATCAATATCAATAAAATTGACAACTACCGTGTTAGCAGTGACAATGCATTTTCAAACCCCTTACAATTAAATGCCCTTCCCCCTATCCAAGCGATCAGGGACGAGAATGGAGTATTGAACAATTATACTGTTTATTATAACAACCTGATTGATCTTGAAAATGGAAAAAACCTTTCAAACACCTACCGTACATTCGCAACGGCTTATGCCAGTGCTAAGATTACCCCTAACCTGATCTTCCGTTCGGAATATGGTATGGATTTCCAAAACCTGGAGGAAGAAATCTTTCTAGGATCAAGAACCCAAGATGGTGGTGATGTTGGAGGTTACGGCTGGAATTACCAAGCCCGCTCAATCAATTTCAATACCAACAATACCTTGAACTATAGCAAGACATTCAATGAAATCCATGGTTTCAGCGCGATGTTAGGTATGGCTTATCAAGAAGGGCAATTTAGATATACCATGGCAGAAGGTAAAGGTTTTCCTTCAGACCAATTCACTAAGATCATCAGTGCGGCGGTAAAATCAAACGCCAGTTCATCTGAGTCAAGGTTCTCTTTCCTATCTTACCTAGCGAGAGCTAACTACAAATTCAAGAACCGCTATTTATTGGAAGCGACCTTACGTATTGATGGGTCTTCCAGATTCGGTAAAGAATCTAGATATGGTTCCTTCCCAGCGGCTTCATTAGGTTGGGTGGTTTCTGAAGAGGACTTCTTAAAAGGCAACTCAACCTTATCATTCCTAAAACTGCGAGCAAGTTACGGTCGTACCGGTAATGCCGAGATTGATAACTTTGGACCAAGGACACTGTACACAGGTGCTAACTATGCCGGTGTTCCGGGAACTGTTCCATTGAGATTAGGCGATGAAAAACTGACTTGGGAAAACACATCTTCAAGCAACTTCGGTGTTGACTTTGGTTTCTTTAACGATAGATTATCTGGAACCATCGATGCTTATTTCAAGAAAACAACCGACCTATTATTGGATGTGCCTATTGAATCTACCAATGGATTCACGACCATCCTTCAGAACGTAGGTGATATGCAGAACCGCGGTATGGAGTTCGCATTGAATTCTAAAAACTTTGTTGGCGAATTTAAATGGAGTACTTCATTCAATATCTCCTTCAATAAAAACAAAATCTTAAAGTTGGTTGATGGGCAGCCTATCTATCCAGGAGGTCGCTATTTGGGTAGAATTGAAGAAGGTATGCCTTATGGTTTCTTTTACGGTAAGGCCTATGCTGGTGTAGATACTGAAAATGGTGATGCTTTATATTATTTGGACGCAAGTCAAACGACAACAACCAACGAATACTCGGAAGCTGCTGATCAATGGATTGGCGACCCTAACCCTAAGTTCTTTGGTGGTTTCGGAAACAACTTCTCCTATAGGAGCTTCGATCTAGCCATCCAGACGCAATTTGTTTATGGCAATGATATCTACAATGCTGCAGGAGGTTTCCAATCAACCAATGGTGATTACTTCGATAACCAGACTTTAGATCAAATGGACTATTGGAAGAAACCGGGCGATGTGACCATGATTCCGCAACCTCGTTTTGATGAAGGAAATGGAACAAGACCTTCTTCTCGCTATATTCAAGATGGTTCATACTTCCGTGTTAAAAATGTTGTCCTTGGTTATAACTTACCTTCTAGTATTGCCAACAAAGCTTATATGCAATCGGCTCGCATCTATGTTTCTGCTACTAACTTGTTGACTTTCACTAAATACAACGGTTATGACCCAGAGATCAACACGACCTTTGCCGGCAGGTATCAGCTAGGTACTGATTTTTATACAGCACCGCAGCCTAGAACGATCACATTTGGAGTTAACATTGGTTTTTAA
- a CDS encoding RagB/SusD family nutrient uptake outer membrane protein produces MNIIKYITIPAVAVALTLGSCGKKLEIEPVDDISAEKALSTPADVNNALTGAYTIIAEGALYGTNLVMVPDLFASPGYLNWTGSFSTYRDISNQNIIATNEDVTRTWTNAYQAINAANTVLEALPIITDEDMKAQIEGKAYFIRGIMFFELVRLYGLPYEAGGANSTPGVPIPLKAVTKFEDLIKGITRSTVTESYAQAEKDLLASIAKLADYPSDLAASQGMLARLYLQQGKYDKARDLANDIIESGEYELSPTLEAPFRTPNSSEGVFEIQQNEQSNAGSSNDGLATFYSSYLNNTGGKVGRGDLSILNSYYNTFDPTDKRRTQMIYDGTGAKSGWFTKKWYNYFDNIPVVRLTDLYLMRAECNFRLSTAIGADPLDDINVLRERAGLEDLEDLTLDAILLERSKELAFEGHRLHDLKRTKKNIGSLPYNSPKMVFPIPYREISVNPALVQNPGYSQ; encoded by the coding sequence ATGAACATCATAAAATATATTACAATTCCTGCTGTGGCAGTTGCACTGACCTTGGGATCATGCGGAAAAAAACTGGAGATTGAGCCTGTCGACGATATTTCGGCTGAAAAGGCACTTTCTACCCCTGCTGATGTAAACAATGCCCTCACCGGTGCTTATACCATTATCGCTGAAGGCGCATTATATGGAACGAACCTGGTTATGGTTCCGGATCTATTTGCCAGCCCTGGTTATTTAAACTGGACTGGATCCTTTTCAACTTATCGAGACATCTCGAATCAGAATATTATTGCAACCAATGAGGATGTTACCCGTACCTGGACCAATGCTTATCAGGCGATCAATGCCGCCAATACAGTCCTAGAAGCACTTCCTATCATCACTGATGAAGATATGAAGGCCCAAATTGAAGGTAAAGCTTATTTCATTCGTGGTATTATGTTCTTTGAACTTGTGCGTCTCTATGGCTTACCATATGAAGCAGGTGGAGCTAATTCAACCCCTGGTGTACCTATTCCCCTGAAAGCGGTTACTAAGTTTGAAGACCTGATCAAAGGGATTACGAGAAGCACAGTGACAGAGTCCTATGCACAGGCGGAAAAAGATTTATTGGCCTCCATCGCCAAATTAGCAGATTACCCTTCTGACCTAGCAGCCTCACAAGGGATGTTGGCACGTCTATATTTACAACAAGGCAAATATGACAAAGCCAGAGACCTAGCCAATGATATCATCGAAAGTGGAGAATATGAGCTATCTCCGACTTTGGAAGCTCCTTTCCGTACGCCAAATTCTTCTGAAGGCGTATTTGAGATTCAACAGAACGAACAAAGTAATGCTGGTTCTTCAAATGATGGATTAGCAACATTCTACTCTAGCTATTTGAACAATACAGGTGGAAAAGTTGGTCGTGGTGATTTGAGCATCTTGAACTCCTATTACAACACTTTTGATCCTACCGATAAACGCAGAACACAGATGATCTATGATGGCACTGGCGCCAAATCGGGTTGGTTTACCAAAAAATGGTACAATTATTTTGACAACATCCCAGTGGTTCGATTGACCGATTTGTATCTGATGCGCGCTGAATGTAACTTCAGATTGAGTACTGCCATCGGAGCCGATCCATTAGATGACATCAATGTCCTACGTGAAAGGGCTGGACTCGAAGATCTAGAAGATCTGACCTTGGACGCTATCTTATTGGAACGCAGTAAGGAATTGGCCTTTGAGGGTCACAGATTGCACGACCTGAAGAGAACAAAAAAGAATATTGGTTCTCTTCCGTACAATTCTCCGAAAATGGTATTCCCTATTCCATATAGAGAAATCTCAGTGAACCCTGCATTGGTACAGAATCCAGGTTATTCACAATAA
- a CDS encoding 1-acyl-sn-glycerol-3-phosphate acyltransferase — protein MRKLLGFILTPIFYICFALSLLIFHPIQWLCLKLGGYAAHKKSVDILNGFLVACNYTLFNRTQFIDNKNIPVGKPIIFIANHQSTYDIPPLIYFLRRFHGKFISKIELMTANIPSISFNLKHGGAANIDRKDPKQSIAEILTLANNMKKNNWSAFIFPEGTRTKTGKMKSFSVGGIATLMKKNPEALVVPIAINGSYKMVEWGAFPLRPFTHMSWEVLDPIDTTGLNPEEIVKKAEDLIRAKVKEENL, from the coding sequence ATGAGAAAGTTATTAGGATTTATCCTTACTCCGATATTTTATATTTGTTTTGCATTATCATTATTGATATTCCATCCCATTCAATGGTTATGCTTGAAACTAGGGGGCTATGCCGCCCATAAGAAAAGTGTTGATATCCTAAATGGCTTTCTGGTAGCATGTAACTATACCCTATTCAACAGGACACAGTTTATCGACAATAAAAACATCCCAGTTGGCAAACCCATTATCTTCATTGCCAATCACCAAAGTACCTACGATATCCCACCTTTGATTTACTTTTTGAGAAGATTCCATGGTAAGTTCATCTCTAAGATTGAATTGATGACCGCCAATATTCCAAGTATCTCTTTTAACCTAAAACATGGGGGAGCGGCCAATATTGACCGAAAAGATCCAAAACAGTCAATTGCAGAGATCTTGACCCTAGCCAATAACATGAAAAAGAATAATTGGTCTGCATTTATTTTTCCTGAAGGGACAAGGACTAAAACCGGAAAGATGAAGTCCTTCTCTGTAGGTGGAATTGCGACTTTGATGAAGAAAAACCCAGAAGCACTCGTTGTTCCAATTGCAATTAATGGATCCTATAAAATGGTAGAATGGGGAGCATTTCCACTTAGGCCTTTCACCCACATGTCTTGGGAGGTTTTGGATCCCATTGATACCACGGGATTAAATCCAGAGGAGATTGTGAAGAAAGCCGAAGATTTGATCCGCGCCAAGGTGAAGGAAGAAAATCTGTAG
- a CDS encoding lysylphosphatidylglycerol synthase domain-containing protein, whose product MTKTQRKYLNLLIKVAIVALAMWFVVSKVNNQKNLKEFEHLIHQIDPLTIRLVLLVVVLLMFFNWFLEVKKWQYLSQRIEKLGLWKAIKSVFCGLTWAIFTPNRIGEYGGRVMLLKPENRATGAVAMGVGLFAQLVLTSVFGSLSIAWFVTTFLETPASVDFGVWLIAIIYALAFLILYFNVSWVDYLVGKVKFLRKIKPFFSVLEDFTVKELAYVLLLSAFRFAIFTSQYIILMLVILPELPLVSMVLMIFIMFFIQSAVPSLDIFDFSVRSFVASNLYAYITTQEIAVMAIVSCVWFVNLIFPAIIGSFFVFNVNYISDNKS is encoded by the coding sequence TTGACGAAGACACAGCGAAAATATCTCAATCTATTGATTAAAGTAGCCATTGTTGCGTTGGCGATGTGGTTTGTTGTCAGCAAGGTAAATAATCAAAAGAACTTGAAGGAGTTTGAACACCTTATCCATCAGATCGACCCTCTTACGATCCGATTGGTATTGCTGGTCGTTGTGCTCTTAATGTTTTTCAATTGGTTTCTTGAAGTTAAAAAGTGGCAATATCTAAGTCAAAGGATAGAGAAGTTAGGGCTTTGGAAGGCTATTAAATCAGTTTTTTGTGGACTTACCTGGGCAATATTCACTCCTAATCGGATTGGTGAATACGGTGGACGGGTGATGTTGTTGAAGCCCGAGAACAGAGCTACCGGCGCTGTTGCGATGGGAGTAGGATTATTTGCTCAATTGGTATTGACTTCGGTTTTTGGTTCTTTGAGCATCGCTTGGTTCGTGACGACCTTTTTGGAAACTCCTGCCTCAGTGGATTTTGGGGTTTGGTTAATAGCCATAATCTATGCATTGGCCTTTTTGATCTTGTATTTCAATGTCTCTTGGGTGGATTATCTGGTAGGGAAAGTAAAGTTTTTGCGGAAGATCAAGCCGTTCTTCTCGGTCCTGGAAGATTTTACCGTTAAAGAATTGGCCTATGTGCTCCTGCTATCTGCTTTTCGCTTTGCCATTTTTACTTCGCAATATATAATTTTGATGTTGGTCATTTTGCCAGAGTTGCCGTTGGTTTCCATGGTATTAATGATCTTTATTATGTTTTTTATTCAATCTGCCGTTCCTTCCTTAGATATTTTTGACTTTAGTGTTCGTAGTTTTGTAGCCAGCAATTTGTATGCGTATATTACGACCCAAGAAATTGCAGTGATGGCCATTGTTTCATGTGTTTGGTTTGTTAACCTCATTTTTCCGGCAATCATAGGGTCGTTTTTTGTATTTAACGTGAATTATATCAGTGATAATAAATCTTAG
- a CDS encoding Lrp/AsnC ligand binding domain-containing protein: MEKNYSNYDLDNLDVQILSILMEDASIPYTEIAKKLIVSGGTIHVRMKKMEELGIIRGSNLIINPQKVGFDITAFLGIYLEKGSQYSDAVEQLKQVKEVVELHYCTGQYSMFAKIICKDTSHLRKVLNEDIQGLKGIQRTETIISLEESIKRQITL, from the coding sequence ATGGAAAAAAACTATTCAAATTACGATTTAGACAACCTAGATGTTCAAATTTTATCCATTTTAATGGAAGATGCCTCAATTCCATATACAGAAATCGCTAAAAAACTAATAGTTTCTGGCGGAACCATCCATGTTCGCATGAAAAAAATGGAAGAATTGGGAATAATCAGAGGTTCTAACTTAATTATCAACCCTCAAAAGGTTGGATTTGACATTACTGCCTTCTTAGGAATCTATTTAGAGAAGGGTTCTCAGTATTCGGATGCTGTTGAACAGTTGAAACAAGTGAAAGAAGTGGTGGAATTACATTACTGTACTGGTCAATATAGTATGTTTGCTAAGATCATCTGTAAGGACACATCACATTTACGCAAAGTTTTGAATGAAGACATCCAAGGATTGAAAGGAATTCAACGTACAGAGACCATTATTTCCTTAGAAGAGAGCATCAAAAGACAAATCACCTTATAA
- a CDS encoding SDR family oxidoreductase, translating into MANIIITGASSGIGFEAVLDLTANKENKVIALARSADKLRKLHEIASSLNHDGGTLYPAQFDIVFDNYPESLVPFIQSKFDKVDILINNAGALINKPFLETSMEDVAQMFQSNLLGHIQMIKHIVPMMKEGGHIVNISSMGGFQGSAKFPGLSAYSASKGALAILTECLAEELKDKNIKVNCLALGSSQTEMFEAAFPGVEAGTLAFEMGRYVAEFAQNGHKYYNGKILPVANTTP; encoded by the coding sequence ATGGCAAATATCATCATAACAGGCGCTAGCAGTGGAATAGGATTTGAAGCTGTGCTAGATTTGACCGCGAATAAGGAAAATAAGGTAATCGCCCTGGCGCGATCAGCAGATAAATTGAGGAAATTACATGAGATTGCGTCCTCATTGAACCATGATGGCGGAACACTCTATCCGGCACAATTTGACATTGTGTTTGACAATTATCCTGAATCTTTGGTCCCATTTATCCAATCCAAGTTTGACAAGGTTGATATCCTGATCAATAATGCAGGGGCGCTGATCAATAAGCCATTTTTGGAAACAAGCATGGAAGATGTTGCCCAGATGTTCCAATCCAACCTATTGGGGCATATACAGATGATTAAGCATATCGTTCCGATGATGAAAGAAGGAGGCCATATTGTCAACATCAGTAGTATGGGTGGGTTTCAAGGGTCTGCAAAATTCCCTGGCTTATCAGCATATTCCGCAAGCAAAGGGGCTTTGGCCATCTTAACGGAATGTTTAGCGGAAGAGTTAAAGGATAAAAATATTAAAGTGAATTGCCTAGCCTTAGGTTCATCACAGACTGAAATGTTTGAAGCAGCTTTCCCAGGTGTTGAGGCGGGAACCTTAGCTTTTGAAATGGGAAGATATGTCGCTGAGTTTGCCCAAAACGGACATAAATATTATAATGGAAAGATCCTTCCTGTTGCAAATACGACCCCTTAA